A DNA window from candidate division KSB1 bacterium contains the following coding sequences:
- a CDS encoding M20/M25/M40 family metallo-hydrolase has protein sequence MRQTFAVFVWLALYGPRLLWAQENVDLRMVSRIKAEGLNNSKVMETVFYLTDVHGPRLTGSPNLKAAGEWAAKKLAEWGLANATLESWGTFGRGWTMEKCVVEMIVPHYAPLLAYPEAWTGSTAGVVTADVVHASVESEADFAKYRGKLRGAIVFTRPAAAITFHDKPEGDRHDETELAELAQMEMPGGRSDWQARREEYRRQRELRDKAARFFKEEGALVLVQPSRKGDYGTVFVQGGGNRAMGAPPELPALVMAAEHYNRIVRLLEKGIAVKLSVQIENKFHDADSLAYNTVAEIPGVDKKLKDEIVMLGGHLDSWHAGTGATDNAAGCAVAMEAVRILRALEVQPRRTIRIALWSGEEQGLLGSRAYVKKHFGDPETMRFTPAHEKLSAYFNLDNGTGKIRGVYLQGNEMVRPIFAAWLKPLEDLGATTLTIRNTGGTDHLAFEAVGLPGFQFIQDPMEYSTRTHHSNMDVYDHLQAGDLMQASVVMATFVYHAAMRDEKLPRKDLPKPPAAPQTTMR, from the coding sequence ATGCGACAAACGTTTGCCGTTTTTGTGTGGCTGGCGCTTTACGGCCCGAGGCTGCTGTGGGCGCAGGAAAATGTCGATCTGCGCATGGTCAGCCGTATCAAGGCCGAGGGTCTCAATAATTCCAAAGTAATGGAGACGGTTTTTTATCTCACCGATGTGCATGGCCCGCGCCTCACCGGCTCGCCCAATCTGAAGGCCGCCGGCGAATGGGCGGCGAAAAAACTGGCGGAATGGGGCCTCGCCAACGCCACGCTGGAGAGTTGGGGCACCTTTGGTCGCGGCTGGACAATGGAGAAATGTGTGGTGGAGATGATCGTTCCGCATTACGCCCCGCTGCTTGCCTATCCCGAGGCCTGGACCGGCAGCACCGCCGGCGTGGTGACGGCGGACGTGGTGCATGCCAGTGTCGAATCCGAGGCGGATTTCGCGAAATATCGCGGCAAGCTGCGCGGTGCGATCGTGTTCACGCGGCCCGCGGCGGCCATCACATTTCATGACAAGCCCGAAGGCGACCGCCACGATGAAACCGAGCTGGCTGAGCTGGCGCAAATGGAAATGCCGGGTGGCCGCTCCGACTGGCAGGCGCGCCGTGAAGAATATCGCCGGCAGCGGGAGCTGCGCGACAAGGCCGCACGCTTTTTCAAGGAGGAAGGCGCACTGGTGCTGGTGCAGCCCAGTCGCAAGGGTGACTACGGCACCGTTTTCGTGCAGGGCGGTGGCAACCGCGCGATGGGGGCGCCACCCGAGCTGCCCGCGCTGGTGATGGCGGCGGAGCACTACAACCGCATCGTCCGTCTGCTGGAAAAAGGCATTGCCGTGAAGCTGTCCGTGCAGATCGAAAACAAATTCCACGATGCCGATTCGCTGGCATACAACACCGTGGCGGAAATCCCCGGCGTCGATAAAAAACTCAAGGATGAAATCGTGATGCTCGGCGGCCATCTCGATTCCTGGCATGCCGGCACGGGTGCCACCGACAATGCCGCGGGTTGTGCCGTGGCCATGGAGGCGGTGCGCATTCTGCGTGCGCTCGAGGTGCAGCCGCGCCGCACCATCCGCATCGCCCTGTGGAGCGGCGAGGAGCAGGGCCTGCTCGGCTCGCGCGCCTACGTGAAAAAGCATTTCGGCGATCCCGAAACCATGCGCTTCACCCCCGCCCACGAAAAGCTGTCAGCCTACTTCAATCTCGACAACGGCACCGGCAAGATTCGCGGCGTGTATTTGCAGGGCAACGAAATGGTGCGGCCGATCTTCGCCGCCTGGCTGAAGCCGCTGGAGGACCTGGGCGCAACCACGCTCACCATTCGCAACACCGGCGGCACCGACCATCTGGCCTTCGAGGCCGTGGGTCTCCCCGGCTTTCAGTTCATTCAGGATCCGATGGAATACAGCACGCGCACACATCATTCCAACATGGATGTTTACGATCACCTGCAGGCCGGCGATTTGATGCAAGCTTCCGTGGTGATGGCAACATTCGTCTATCATGCCGCCATGCGCGACGAAAAGTTGCCGCGCAAGGATCTGCCCAAGCCGCCCGCGGCGCCGCAGACGACGATGCGCTAG
- a CDS encoding AAA family ATPase, translated as MKQQTLFSSLSADLEATLREDNPWWRGERIFGLPATRRWAFTPVLTHLKNGVAPITVLRGPRQVGKTTLINQMIQALLDEGIAPSRIFRVQFDELPQLQRLHEPILTLVRWYADSVLGKSLNQAAWDGEQALIFLDEVQNLSDWAPQLKHLVDMQPVRMVVTGSSALRIEAGRDSLAGRITTLDMGPLFLREIGHMRAFGDVAAFLPDNGLAALKEKGFWQELRRFGEQHHEFRRLAFTAFSERGAYPVAHGRTELLWEKLADHLNETVIRRAIQHDLRMGLRGQRRDEHLLAEVFRLACRYAGQAPSQALYLTELRQSLHANIGPQRVLAYLKFLDGTLLLRLIEPHELRLKKKRGAPKLCLCDHALRAAWLQETVPLAPAALERSPHLADLAGRIAESVAGYFLRSIVNLGVTHFPERGAEPEVDFILTVGEQRIPLEVKYRRQIDFKDTLGLRAFLEKSHYNAPFGLLITLGEEAGTDDPRIISLPLSTLLLLK; from the coding sequence ATGAAACAACAAACTCTGTTTTCTTCGCTCTCTGCTGACTTGGAAGCCACCTTGCGAGAGGACAATCCCTGGTGGCGCGGCGAGCGGATTTTTGGCCTGCCGGCGACCAGGCGCTGGGCTTTTACACCGGTTCTCACCCATCTCAAGAATGGTGTTGCGCCGATCACTGTTTTGCGCGGCCCGCGCCAGGTTGGCAAGACCACGCTGATCAACCAGATGATTCAAGCTCTGCTCGATGAAGGAATCGCTCCCTCGCGCATCTTCCGCGTGCAATTCGATGAGTTGCCGCAACTGCAACGATTGCACGAACCGATACTCACCCTGGTGCGTTGGTATGCCGACTCGGTACTAGGGAAGAGCCTGAATCAGGCCGCATGGGACGGCGAGCAGGCGCTCATTTTCCTGGATGAAGTTCAGAACCTCTCGGATTGGGCGCCGCAACTGAAACACCTGGTGGATATGCAGCCGGTGCGGATGGTGGTGACGGGCAGCTCTGCTCTCCGCATTGAGGCCGGCAGGGACAGCCTGGCGGGACGCATCACCACGCTGGACATGGGGCCGCTGTTTCTGCGCGAGATCGGTCACATGAGAGCATTCGGAGATGTTGCGGCATTTCTTCCTGACAACGGCCTGGCAGCGCTCAAGGAAAAAGGCTTCTGGCAGGAGTTGCGCCGCTTTGGCGAGCAGCACCACGAGTTCCGGCGTCTTGCTTTCACGGCTTTCTCGGAGCGCGGCGCCTATCCCGTGGCCCACGGCCGCACCGAACTGCTTTGGGAAAAACTCGCGGATCACCTCAACGAAACCGTCATCCGCCGCGCCATTCAGCATGATCTCAGGATGGGACTGCGCGGCCAGCGACGTGATGAACATCTGCTTGCAGAAGTGTTTCGCCTGGCCTGCCGCTATGCCGGTCAGGCACCGTCGCAAGCCCTCTACCTGACGGAATTGCGCCAGAGCTTGCATGCGAATATTGGGCCGCAACGCGTGCTGGCCTATCTAAAGTTTCTGGACGGCACGCTGCTGTTGCGCTTGATCGAACCCCATGAGTTGCGTTTAAAGAAGAAGAGGGGAGCGCCAAAGCTCTGTCTGTGCGATCACGCTCTGCGTGCCGCCTGGCTGCAAGAAACCGTACCGCTCGCACCTGCGGCATTGGAACGATCTCCGCATCTTGCTGATTTGGCCGGGCGAATTGCTGAAAGCGTTGCCGGCTATTTCCTGCGCTCGATCGTCAATCTCGGTGTCACTCATTTTCCTGAACGCGGCGCCGAACCGGAGGTCGATTTCATTCTTACCGTTGGCGAGCAGCGGATTCCGTTGGAAGTCAAGTACCGCCGGCAGATCGATTTCAAAGACACGCTCGGCTTGCGTGCTTTTCTCGAAAAGTCGCACTACAACGCACCTTTCGGCCTTCTGATCACGCTCGGTGAGGAGGCGGGGACAGATGATCCGCGCATCATCTCGCTGCCGCTTTCGACGCTACTTCTATTGAAGTAA
- a CDS encoding GNAT family N-acetyltransferase, producing MELKLERCTIRSWQPGDEAALVRHANNRKIWRNVRDRFPHPYTLADAEAWIAFAGAQDPCINFAIVVAGEAAGGIGFVLKDDVDRRSAEIGYWLGEAFWGRGIATEAVRAMTAYMFEHFDLCRIQAMVFEWNKASMRVLEKAGYVCEARLRGSATKDGQTIDDFIYAFVRPERFLSPAR from the coding sequence ATGGAGCTCAAACTCGAACGTTGCACCATTCGGTCGTGGCAACCGGGTGACGAAGCCGCGCTGGTGCGCCACGCCAACAACCGCAAAATCTGGCGCAATGTGCGCGATCGCTTTCCTCATCCCTACACCCTGGCCGATGCTGAGGCGTGGATCGCATTTGCCGGCGCCCAAGATCCTTGCATCAATTTCGCGATCGTGGTAGCCGGCGAGGCCGCGGGCGGCATCGGTTTCGTGCTGAAAGATGATGTCGATCGCCGCTCCGCCGAGATCGGCTACTGGCTGGGCGAAGCGTTTTGGGGCCGCGGCATCGCCACCGAGGCGGTGCGGGCGATGACGGCCTACATGTTCGAACATTTCGATCTCTGTCGCATTCAGGCCATGGTGTTCGAATGGAACAAGGCCTCGATGCGGGTGCTGGAGAAGGCGGGCTATGTCTGCGAAGCCCGGCTGCGCGGCAGCGCCACCAAGGACGGCCAGACTATCGATGATTTCATCTATGCCTTCGTCCGGCCTGAGCGTTTTCTGTCCCCTGCACGCTGA
- a CDS encoding alkaline phosphatase D family protein: MPSPVFLLSAWRRCPPHGLLVAITVCVVPLSAQTLTHGPFVGAVTSQSARFYARVVPAAAVAIELATTPDFNDSRITAALHTDSLRDYAALLELSGLQSDQRYYYRTRINGQPAGEVRRFKTFPREGGRAPFQFAFGSCIVVRRQPQPGDGRVFTAMKNDDLRFFLQIGDWCYPDTTDSPAQPQRVFSADLRRVQESYRAKYDTTHALQQVLRTTPVDYVYDDHDYLNDDASALSYPRNDSMRTITVPPVARENSLRAYRENFPGYPLPNPQAGIWHKFTCGNADFFMLDTRSQRRPNLEAFVYNPVTDSIEFAPGPQHSMLAGYEVPGENQMDWLFRELQASTADWKFLVSTVPFNRGLRPVIDLSVSMQDSILTVPGYGTGSLLRVGLGLADKWVGFPADQERLLQFLAAHDIKNVIVLSGDSHTAAIDDGSNAGLPEAMAGALEQSNSRLVFLLELFRFNIWNGGGQNSSNGNFNDAYGRVTVFGADSVRLEIVDEFGALVAAKTVRSAATSAVTSSPATPRGFTLSHIHPNPFSPTQPPFAASIVFAPAPATSFEVMIYDLAGRRILRRLLPGGARYFRWTGNDETGTPAASGVYFVRVTRTEAHGRRQVATQKLLLLR, encoded by the coding sequence ATGCCATCCCCGGTTTTTCTGCTTTCTGCATGGCGCCGCTGCCCGCCGCATGGGTTGCTCGTCGCGATAACCGTCTGCGTGGTGCCGTTGTCCGCGCAAACCCTCACCCACGGCCCGTTTGTCGGCGCGGTCACTTCACAATCTGCCCGCTTCTATGCGCGCGTGGTGCCGGCCGCTGCCGTTGCCATTGAGCTCGCAACGACGCCGGATTTCAATGACTCCCGCATCACTGCCGCGCTGCACACCGATTCGCTGCGGGATTATGCCGCGCTGCTCGAACTCTCCGGTCTGCAGTCCGATCAACGCTACTACTATCGCACGCGGATCAACGGCCAACCCGCCGGCGAAGTGCGCCGCTTCAAAACCTTTCCGCGGGAAGGCGGACGCGCGCCATTTCAATTCGCCTTTGGTTCGTGCATCGTCGTGCGCCGGCAACCGCAGCCCGGGGACGGCCGCGTCTTCACGGCCATGAAGAATGATGATCTGCGTTTTTTCCTGCAGATTGGCGACTGGTGTTATCCTGACACGACGGATTCACCGGCCCAGCCGCAGCGTGTGTTCAGTGCCGACCTGCGCCGCGTGCAGGAGAGCTATCGCGCCAAGTATGACACCACGCACGCGCTGCAGCAGGTGCTGCGCACCACGCCGGTCGATTATGTTTATGATGATCACGATTATTTGAACGACGATGCCTCGGCGCTCAGTTATCCCCGCAACGATTCCATGCGCACCATCACCGTGCCGCCGGTGGCGCGGGAGAACAGCCTGCGCGCCTACCGCGAGAACTTCCCCGGCTATCCACTGCCGAATCCCCAGGCCGGCATCTGGCACAAATTCACCTGCGGGAATGCCGACTTTTTCATGCTCGACACGCGTTCCCAGCGCCGCCCCAATCTCGAAGCCTTCGTTTACAATCCCGTGACCGACAGCATCGAATTCGCGCCCGGCCCGCAGCATTCCATGTTGGCCGGATATGAGGTGCCCGGCGAAAATCAAATGGACTGGCTGTTTCGGGAATTACAGGCCTCGACTGCCGATTGGAAATTCCTGGTCTCCACCGTGCCGTTCAATCGCGGACTGCGGCCGGTGATCGATTTGTCGGTGAGCATGCAGGACAGCATTCTCACGGTGCCGGGCTATGGCACCGGCTCGCTGCTGCGCGTCGGTTTGGGTTTGGCGGACAAATGGGTGGGCTTTCCCGCCGATCAGGAGCGGCTGCTGCAATTCCTCGCCGCGCATGACATCAAAAACGTGATCGTGCTCAGCGGTGACTCGCACACCGCGGCGATCGACGATGGCAGCAATGCCGGGCTGCCGGAGGCGATGGCGGGCGCACTCGAGCAATCGAATTCCCGGCTGGTGTTTCTGCTCGAATTGTTCCGCTTCAACATCTGGAACGGGGGCGGGCAGAACAGCAGTAACGGCAATTTCAATGATGCCTATGGCCGTGTGACGGTGTTTGGTGCCGATTCGGTGCGGCTGGAGATCGTGGATGAATTCGGCGCATTGGTGGCGGCCAAAACCGTTCGCTCCGCAGCCACCAGCGCGGTCACCTCTTCCCCCGCAACGCCGCGCGGCTTCACTTTGTCCCATATCCATCCCAATCCTTTCTCACCCACCCAGCCGCCGTTTGCCGCCAGCATTGTGTTCGCGCCGGCGCCTGCAACCTCCTTCGAAGTGATGATCTATGATCTCGCCGGCCGCCGGATTTTGCGCCGCCTGCTGCCGGGCGGGGCGCGGTACTTTCGCTGGACGGGCAATGATGAAACCGGCACGCCGGCCGCCAGCGGCGTTTATTTCGTGCGCGTGACGCGCACCGAGGCGCACGGCCGCCGGCAGGTTGCCACGCAAAAGCTTTTGCTGTTGCGCTGA
- a CDS encoding CehA/McbA family metallohydrolase, which translates to MPHLPGFCGFVAAVVFDCDGMILPAALLFLLYAEIHYRFKFTPSRLYRRQPEIVADVPQRLEPHTPLPVLLLVKDAGRFPCELQSLTVTLQFATPAAKCNQPLTHKLTLNEIITAPLWWRVVPVPLPAAAQGPALVTITIDYRLAGRQLRCVNDNYVGTSHAPFHLLLAGEPLPALPGYCQGDLHCHSDATSDQVEFGAPLGACAALGKAMGLSFCAVTDHSYDLDDFPDDYLHNDPALRKWHALRAEIAAHNAGASGFVIIPGEEVSCGNAQGRNVHFLIFNHSRFIRGSGDSAERWLRTRPEHTITEVLAQLEPDALAFAAHPAVPPPVLEKWLLGRGHWQHADLAHPRLNGLQFWNGGKKWEEEGLQQWRALLLAGRRIYTIAGSDAHGNFNRFRQIAFPFVKMVEHHRHLFGSVRTAALLEGRLGLDSLLAALRLGRACLTTGPLLDLRVIAATGRQARLGDYIPLASGRLQIAAVSTAEFGSLAQVRIWRGDPAQHREEIIHEVQPAARTFTYQAEVPLPHTGRDFYLRAEALSERTPLLPGQSTFCRALTNPIWVTPAHAET; encoded by the coding sequence ATGCCCCATCTGCCCGGCTTTTGTGGTTTCGTGGCGGCCGTTGTTTTTGATTGTGACGGGATGATCCTGCCGGCCGCGCTGCTGTTTTTGCTCTATGCCGAGATTCACTATCGCTTCAAATTCACGCCCAGCCGGCTCTATCGCCGCCAGCCCGAGATTGTGGCGGATGTGCCGCAGCGCCTGGAGCCGCACACGCCCCTGCCGGTTTTATTGCTCGTCAAAGATGCCGGCCGCTTTCCCTGCGAGCTGCAATCGCTTACCGTCACGCTCCAGTTCGCCACGCCCGCAGCCAAATGCAACCAGCCCCTCACCCACAAGCTCACTCTCAACGAAATCATCACCGCGCCGCTGTGGTGGCGGGTGGTGCCGGTGCCCCTGCCTGCCGCGGCGCAGGGGCCGGCGCTGGTCACCATTACGATCGACTATCGCCTTGCCGGCCGGCAGCTTCGTTGTGTGAATGACAACTATGTCGGCACCAGCCATGCGCCCTTTCACCTGCTGCTCGCCGGCGAGCCGCTGCCCGCTCTGCCGGGCTATTGCCAGGGCGATCTGCACTGCCACAGCGATGCCACCAGCGACCAGGTGGAATTCGGCGCGCCCCTCGGCGCCTGCGCCGCGCTCGGCAAAGCCATGGGCCTGTCTTTCTGCGCCGTCACCGATCATTCTTATGATCTCGATGACTTCCCCGATGATTATCTGCACAACGATCCGGCGCTGCGCAAATGGCATGCGCTGCGCGCGGAAATCGCGGCGCACAATGCCGGTGCTTCCGGTTTTGTCATCATTCCCGGCGAGGAAGTCTCGTGCGGCAACGCGCAGGGCCGCAACGTGCACTTTCTCATTTTCAATCATTCCCGCTTCATTCGTGGCAGCGGCGACAGCGCCGAACGCTGGCTGCGCACCCGGCCTGAACACACCATCACAGAGGTGCTGGCCCAGCTCGAGCCGGACGCGCTCGCCTTTGCCGCACATCCCGCCGTGCCCCCGCCCGTGCTGGAGAAATGGCTGCTCGGCCGCGGTCATTGGCAGCATGCGGATCTGGCCCATCCACGGTTGAACGGCCTGCAGTTTTGGAACGGCGGGAAAAAGTGGGAGGAGGAAGGTCTGCAACAGTGGCGCGCACTGCTGCTGGCCGGTCGGCGCATTTACACCATTGCCGGCAGCGATGCCCACGGCAACTTCAATCGCTTCCGCCAGATTGCGTTCCCCTTTGTGAAAATGGTGGAACATCACCGCCATCTTTTCGGCAGTGTGCGCACCGCCGCCCTGCTCGAAGGCCGCCTCGGGCTCGATTCCCTGCTGGCCGCACTGCGCCTCGGCCGCGCCTGCCTGACCACCGGTCCGCTGCTCGATTTGCGCGTCATCGCTGCCACGGGCAGGCAAGCCCGTCTGGGCGATTACATACCGCTGGCATCCGGCAGGCTTCAAATCGCGGCGGTGAGCACGGCGGAATTCGGCAGCCTGGCGCAGGTGAGAATTTGGCGCGGCGATCCGGCGCAGCACCGGGAGGAAATTATTCATGAAGTGCAGCCGGCGGCGCGGACATTCACTTATCAGGCGGAAGTCCCGTTACCGCACACCGGCCGTGACTTCTACCTGCGCGCTGAAGCGCTCAGCGAGCGCACGCCGCTGCTGCCCGGGCAAAGCACATTTTGCCGGGCCTTGACCAATCCCATATGGGTCACGCCGGCGCATGCAGAAACGTGA
- a CDS encoding glycosyltransferase — protein sequence MIALEITLLCLFGVYALVSLLLLRGIFVPATGKNDTSRRTWPRVSVLVAARNEERYLAACLQTLVQCDYPAEHLEILVIDDRSTDRTREIAADFAHRHPRVRVVSLTQRLAGMSGKASALCQGLAHATGEIILVTDADCLVPPTWVAALVRHFTPQTGLVGGFTLLSPFHTLRPAQAPDHCGSRVQTLDWMFLLAIGAGAAGWGRPLSILGNNFGFRRQAYEQVGGYQAIGFTIIEDFALMQRIVRTTAWRVRFPLDPATAIYSFPPASWREFLHQRQRWAAGGKEMGLPAKTLMGMGFSVQLALVLAAVVSPALLAAGLLLKLGSDFAVLWRCASVLRARPLLRSFLLFEGYFFLYSFVLAPTILLPATVQWKDVRYRWNVRGQIKSVEEMPGAAPR from the coding sequence ATGATTGCACTCGAAATCACTCTGCTTTGCCTGTTCGGTGTGTATGCCCTTGTCTCCCTGCTGTTGCTGCGCGGCATTTTTGTACCAGCAACGGGAAAGAACGACACCAGCCGCAGAACCTGGCCGCGCGTCAGCGTTCTGGTTGCGGCCCGCAATGAAGAGCGGTATCTCGCCGCCTGCCTGCAAACCCTGGTGCAGTGCGACTATCCCGCGGAACACCTCGAAATCCTGGTGATCGACGACCGCTCGACGGATCGTACCCGTGAGATTGCCGCGGATTTTGCGCACCGCCACCCCCGGGTGCGAGTGGTTTCACTCACACAGCGGCTGGCGGGCATGTCCGGCAAAGCCAGTGCCCTGTGTCAGGGGCTGGCGCACGCCACCGGCGAAATCATTCTGGTCACGGACGCCGATTGCCTGGTGCCACCCACCTGGGTGGCAGCCCTGGTCCGCCATTTCACCCCGCAAACCGGCCTGGTCGGCGGCTTCACCCTGCTCAGCCCGTTTCACACGCTGCGGCCGGCGCAGGCGCCAGATCACTGCGGCAGCCGCGTGCAAACACTCGACTGGATGTTCCTGTTGGCCATCGGCGCCGGGGCAGCCGGCTGGGGCAGGCCGCTTTCGATTCTCGGCAACAACTTTGGCTTTCGCCGCCAGGCTTATGAACAAGTCGGCGGCTATCAGGCCATCGGCTTCACCATCATCGAGGATTTCGCCCTGATGCAGCGGATCGTCCGCACGACAGCATGGCGGGTGCGCTTTCCGCTGGATCCAGCCACGGCGATCTACTCTTTTCCACCGGCGAGCTGGCGGGAGTTTCTGCACCAGCGCCAGCGCTGGGCGGCAGGCGGCAAGGAAATGGGCCTGCCCGCCAAAACCCTGATGGGGATGGGCTTCAGCGTCCAGCTCGCGCTCGTGCTTGCCGCCGTGGTTTCGCCCGCGCTGCTCGCCGCCGGGCTGCTGCTCAAGCTGGGCAGCGATTTCGCCGTGCTGTGGCGTTGCGCCAGCGTGTTGCGGGCGCGGCCGCTGTTGCGCAGCTTTCTGCTTTTCGAGGGCTATTTTTTCCTCTACAGCTTTGTGCTCGCGCCCACCATCCTGCTGCCGGCCACGGTTCAGTGGAAGGACGTGCGTTACCGCTGGAATGTCCGGGGTCAAATCAAGAGTGTCGAGGAAATGCCCGGGGCGGCGCCCCGATGA
- a CDS encoding rRNA pseudouridine synthase translates to MLVRALSKLGVCSRQEARRAIRAGRVQVNGKTARNTLYWITLGEDQIVFDGQPLTTAQPLRYYMLHKPPGYVTTRRDSFGRPTVFDLMPMAQPGLGNSSSDRPDGRAWLFPVGRLDYDSEGLLLFTNDGPLADAIASPTSRVEKVYRVLLHRVPPAAELRRLEEGILLDGHLTLPAKVEPDPDSQEGRWLRITIHEGKNRQVRRMFAAVGSRVLRLQRIRIGPLTLGNLSAGEWRELTTAEVQALRRAVAQPPE, encoded by the coding sequence ATGCTCGTGCGCGCACTGTCGAAACTCGGCGTGTGCTCACGCCAGGAGGCACGGCGCGCCATTCGCGCCGGTCGCGTGCAGGTGAATGGCAAAACTGCACGCAACACCCTGTATTGGATCACCCTCGGCGAAGATCAAATCGTGTTCGATGGCCAGCCACTGACCACGGCGCAACCCTTGCGCTATTACATGCTGCATAAACCGCCGGGCTATGTCACCACCCGCCGCGACTCCTTCGGCCGGCCCACGGTTTTCGATCTGATGCCCATGGCGCAACCCGGGCTCGGCAACAGCTCTTCCGACAGGCCGGACGGCCGTGCATGGCTCTTTCCCGTCGGCCGGCTGGATTATGATTCGGAAGGCCTGCTGCTCTTCACCAACGATGGTCCTCTGGCAGACGCCATCGCCAGTCCCACCAGCCGCGTCGAAAAGGTCTACCGCGTTCTGTTGCATCGCGTGCCACCCGCAGCGGAACTGCGGCGCCTGGAAGAGGGCATTCTGCTCGACGGCCACCTGACGCTGCCGGCCAAGGTCGAACCTGATCCGGATTCCCAGGAGGGCCGCTGGCTGCGCATCACCATCCACGAAGGGAAAAACCGGCAGGTACGGCGCATGTTTGCCGCGGTCGGCAGCCGGGTCCTGCGCCTGCAGCGCATCCGCATTGGACCGCTCACTCTCGGCAACCTGTCCGCCGGCGAATGGCGGGAACTCACCACTGCCGAAGTGCAGGCCCTGCGCCGGGCAGTGGCGCAACCTCCTGAATGA
- a CDS encoding glycosyltransferase translates to MIRQRQLSHYLPRFTMLIAAMALLVALTLGYVGALLWLARGLRVAQQFHGNEQARPVPPATASPPAVSVVVCARNEEAHLPRLLADLARQDYPPDRLEFLLIDDRSSDGTGALMAAFTTQHPNARHLRMHDTRPDFAPKKRALDHAIRRAHGDLILLTDADAHVGPTWVSEMAAQFRPGVVMVCGYSPYHPRTTWLQNILALEYFSLAAVAAGSIGAGRPLTCTGSNFAYRREAYLAIDGFAGIAHFVSGDDDLLLHKMHAQRRGRIAYAGHPAVQTAVRPPASWREFHAQRTRYASKGRHYEPGVTLGLVAVYLLNLLLLTGLLSFMFGAKALPALALLCGSVKATGEFLLLRRAAAWFQEQGLLKYFVPAALLHPLYVVYFATRAPFAKFTWRGQSFATTTAHQPVAAHRPQHAG, encoded by the coding sequence ATGATCCGGCAACGCCAATTATCGCATTATCTCCCACGTTTCACGATGCTGATTGCCGCCATGGCGCTGCTCGTCGCATTGACCCTGGGCTATGTTGGTGCCCTGCTCTGGCTGGCACGGGGACTGCGGGTGGCGCAACAATTCCACGGTAATGAACAGGCGCGCCCCGTCCCACCCGCGACGGCGTCCCCGCCCGCCGTCAGCGTCGTCGTTTGCGCCCGCAATGAAGAAGCGCATCTGCCCCGGTTGCTGGCGGATCTCGCACGCCAGGATTATCCCCCGGACCGCCTCGAATTTCTGCTGATCGACGACCGCTCCAGCGACGGCACCGGTGCATTGATGGCGGCCTTTACCACGCAGCACCCGAACGCCCGCCACTTGCGCATGCACGACACGCGGCCGGACTTTGCGCCCAAGAAGCGCGCCCTCGACCATGCCATTCGCCGGGCGCACGGTGATCTCATTCTGCTCACCGATGCCGACGCGCACGTGGGCCCAACCTGGGTGAGTGAAATGGCGGCGCAATTCCGGCCGGGCGTCGTCATGGTGTGCGGTTACTCGCCATATCATCCCCGCACGACCTGGCTGCAAAACATTCTGGCCCTGGAATATTTTTCGCTTGCCGCCGTGGCGGCCGGCAGCATCGGTGCCGGCCGGCCGCTCACCTGCACCGGCAGCAATTTCGCTTATCGCCGCGAAGCCTATCTCGCCATCGATGGCTTTGCAGGGATTGCCCATTTCGTCTCCGGCGACGACGATCTCCTGCTGCACAAGATGCACGCGCAGCGTCGCGGCCGCATCGCTTATGCCGGCCATCCCGCGGTTCAAACAGCGGTACGGCCGCCGGCTTCCTGGCGGGAGTTTCACGCGCAGCGCACGCGCTATGCCTCCAAGGGCCGGCATTATGAACCGGGCGTGACGCTGGGGCTGGTGGCAGTCTATCTGCTCAATCTCCTGCTGCTCACCGGCCTGCTGTCCTTCATGTTTGGCGCAAAAGCGCTGCCCGCTCTGGCGCTGCTCTGCGGCAGCGTCAAAGCGACCGGCGAATTCCTCCTGCTGCGCCGGGCAGCCGCCTGGTTCCAAGAGCAGGGTTTGCTGAAATATTTTGTCCCGGCTGCACTTCTGCATCCGCTCTATGTGGTCTATTTTGCCACGCGCGCGCCTTTTGCCAAATTCACCTGGCGCGGGCAAAGCTTTGCCACCACCACGGCGCATCAGCCGGTGGCCGCGCACCGTCCGCAACATGCCGGGTAA